One Numida meleagris isolate 19003 breed g44 Domestic line chromosome 6, NumMel1.0, whole genome shotgun sequence genomic region harbors:
- the ARHGAP11A gene encoding rho GTPase-activating protein 11A isoform X2 produces MAEQRRGLLRLAVLQELRVSYGIKVKSGACLAAAKQHAAAAAGESKVFGTSFHALPQSLVPEFGYIPRFLVDACEYLEEHVHTEGLFRKSGSLVRLKALKSKLDQGENGLSAALPCDVAGLLKQFFRELPEPILPPHLQDGLLKAQQLANGKKTATMLLSCLMTDKTIEALRYFFNFLRTVSLRSNENRMDSSNLAVIFAPNLLHSNENEKLSTSTEKKIRLQASVVQTFIDHAEEIGQVPEFILEKIPAMLGVDAFQSTPSLRGYEDSENESPSECKRRRHRSVGVLSSMTPVVLTPSTKRKLPADCSQGLSSKKRRSFKHGFAFELLPSSIFNSSSTPASVQFEASPCVSLESPQTSLSPSTCGENHLSSTGNRRSKRLASKKLYRAESGKTGCFSPKISRKEMVRRSLRLKFGLGKSSRDVNVASGCAVGNRAENIGRRLASQPSLESRAECAKRGVLFSPCVNEKVCKKGSKNVSKSEENLLTPKCCNKVVYRMSWNSPTVKESQEISSSEGILQGNSSSESAFIFEKPPVLPDDYKLTAEDQQDNRLKLCEEANNLTAETLLKVKRAFSASGSNLHHLRADTQPSFSGVTGETLTETLHLTGLSREKELVAEVSQSPAKLESRELFYQQNQSDATDKQQPKKDEIKALEKKSFRTSIEIELQVQKPDIRNVVELPVTQVLIREDNLTVQNTSSKDDFKTLDSFGRKEELELMHPQTAENGTVKCCNSEEGTSKLPGAGQLPALQLPTSGNEVGSQYLQAENSARTLNKTSAVSDHGKVSDHIQWFNKLSLNDPSSVSKTKPPLKFQRTPVRQSVRRMNSLLEANKRSISSRLSIANDVGSPLVKSLSCDSALSCCTEKPNKNSIALSLRSESTFDQVSTSHCQLDLTSKSCCRHLYPSDKPDGSVRTAGIYRQKVTVHPSKSVLEDLTNHETVKSCLKVNADVNIPGFAPEKSTITRSAPAKEKARYRGSPKNPISKVKLLPAAKPVDL; encoded by the exons TTTCTGGTTGATGCCTGTGAATACTTGGAAGAACATGTTCATACTGAAGGGCTCTTTAGAAAGTCTGGATCTCTGGTTCGTTTAAAAGCCTTAAAG AGTAAGCTGGATCAAGGTGAAAACGGCCTTTCAGCTGCACTGCCATGTGATGTTGCAGGGCTTCTTAAACAGTTCTTTAGAGAGCTGCCAGAACCCATCCTTCCACCTCATCTACAAGATGGCCTTCTCAAAGCTCAGCAGCTAGCAAATGGGAAGAAAACTGCAACTATGTTGCTTTCGTGCTTAATGACTGACAAAACAATTGAAGCTCTGCGATACTTTTTCAACTTTCTGAGGACTGTGTCCCTAAG atctaatgaaaacagaatggaTAGCAGTAATCTGGCAGTGATTTTTGCTCCCAACCTCTTGcactcaaatgaaaatgaaaagttgtcAACGAGTACGGAAAAAAAAATTCGTTTGCAGGCTTCTGTGGTGCAGACGTTCATTGATCACGCAGAAGAAATTG GACAGGTACCAGAGTTTATCTTGGAAAAGATTCCTGCTATGTTAGGTGTTGATGCCTTTCAGTCTACTCCCTCACTGAGGGGCTATGAAGACAGTGAAAATGAGTCTCCCAGTGAATGTAAGAGGAGGAGGCACCGAAGTGTTGGGG ttctttcatcCATGACTCCAGTGGTTCTTACTCCAAGTACTAAGCGTAAGCTTCCAGCTGATTGCTCTCAGGGCTTGTCCAGCAAGAAGAGAAGATCTTTTAAGCACGGTTTTGCTTTTGAGTTGTTACCAAGTAGTATTTTTAACAGCAGCTCCACACCAGCATCAG TTCAGTTTGAAGCAAGCCCTTGTGTGTCTCTTGAATCACCTCAAACTTCATTATCTCCTTCAACGTGTGGTGAAAATCATTTGTCTAGCACAGGGAACAGAAGAAGTAAAAGACTTGCAAGCAAAAAGTTGTACAG GGCTGAATCAGGAAAAACAGGTTGCTTTTCTCCAAAGATTAGCCGAAAAGAAATGGTTCGTAGGTCATTACGCTTGAAGTTCGGtttggggaaaagcagcagagacGTG aatgTTGCATCAGGATGTGCAGTTGGTAATAGAGCTGAAAATATTGGAAGGCGTCTTGCAAGTCAACCAAGtttggaaagcagagctgaatgTGCAAAGAGAGGTGTGCTCTTCAGCCCGTGTGTCAATGAAAAAGTCTGTAAGAAAG gttCAAAGAATGTGAGCAAGTCAGAAGAAAACTTGTTAACTCCAAAATGCTGCAACAAAGTTGTTTACAGAATGTCATGGAATAGTCCCACTGTTAAAGAGTCTCAGGAGATCAGCAGCAGCGAGGGAATTCTGCAAGGAAACAGTTCTTCAGAATCTgctttcatatttgaaaagccaCCAGTTCTTCCAGATGATTACAAACTCACAGCTGAAGATCAACAAGACAACAGGTTAAAGCTTTGTGAAGAAGCAAATAATTTAACTGCAGAAACATTACTGAAAGTTAAACGAGCTTTCTCTGCATCTGGAAGTAATCTTCACCATCTGAGAGCTGATACACAGCCTTCTTTCTCAGGTGTAACAGGTGAAACATTAACAGAAACTCTGCATCTCACAGGACTTAGTCGAGAGAAAGAATTGGTAGCTGAAGTTTCTCAAAGTCCAGCAAAGTTAGAGTCCAGAGAGCTGTTCTACCAACAGAATCAGTCTGATGCTACTGATAAGCAGCAAccaaaaaaagatgaaattaaggctttggagaaaaaaagcttccGAACTTCTATTGAAATTGAACTTCAGGTCCAGAAACCAGATATAAGAAATGTAGTAGAACTTCCTGTGACACAAGTACTAATCAGAGAAGACAATTTGACTGTTCAGAACACTTCATCAAAAGATGACTTTAAAACATTAGAttcctttggaagaaaagaggaactAGAGCTAATGCATccacaaacagctgaaaatggaACGGTAAAATGCTGTAATTCAGAAGAAGGTACTTCCAAACTTCCAGGGGCAGGACAGCTTCCTGCCTTGCAGTTGCCTACATCAGGAAATGAAGTGGGCAGCCAATACTTGCAGGCTGAAAATTCTGCTAGAACTTTAAATAAGACATCAGCTGTTTCTGACCATGGAAAGGTTTCTGACCACATACAGTGGTTTAACAAGCTTTCATTAAATGACCCAAGTTctgtaagcaaaacaaaaccacctctTAAATTCCAACGTACTCCTGTTCGACAGTCTGTAAGAAGAATGAATTCCTTATTGGAGGCTAACAAAAGATCTATAAGCTCTCGGCTCAGTATAGCTAATGATGTTGGTTCACCACTCGTAAAATCTTTGAGCTGCGATTCTGCACTGTCCTGCTGCACAGAAAAACCCAATAAGAATTCCATAGCTTTGTCACTCAGGAGTGAAAGTACATTTGACCAAGTATCTACATCTCATTGTCAGCTTGACCTAACATCCAAATCATGTTGCAGACATCTGTATCCATCAGACAAGCCAGATGGTTCTGTAAGAACTGCTGGAATCTACAGACAGAAAGTGACTGTTCATCCATCCAAGTCTGTTCTAGAAGATCTAACCAATCATGAAACAGTGAAATCTTGCTTAAAAGTTAATGCAGATGTAAACATTCCAGGTTTTGCTCCGGAAAAGTCTACAATCACAAGAAGTGCTCCAGCTAAAGAAAAAGCTCGTTATAGAGGCTCTCCAAAGAATCCAATATCTAAAGTGAAACTGCTACCAGCTGCAAAACCAGTGGACTTATAG
- the ARHGAP11A gene encoding rho GTPase-activating protein 11A isoform X1, with protein sequence MAEQRRGLLRLAVLQELRVSYGIKVKSGACLAAAKQHAAAAAGESKVFGTSFHALPQSLVPEFGYIPRFLVDACEYLEEHVHTEGLFRKSGSLVRLKALKSKLDQGENGLSAALPCDVAGLLKQFFRELPEPILPPHLQDGLLKAQQLANGKKTATMLLSCLMTDKTIEALRYFFNFLRTVSLRSNENRMDSSNLAVIFAPNLLHSNENEKLSTSTEKKIRLQASVVQTFIDHAEEIGQVPEFILEKIPAMLGVDAFQSTPSLRGYEDSENESPSECKRRRHRSVGDIVSGALNKFKSNRTPSTTPQQDRSVLSSMTPVVLTPSTKRKLPADCSQGLSSKKRRSFKHGFAFELLPSSIFNSSSTPASVQFEASPCVSLESPQTSLSPSTCGENHLSSTGNRRSKRLASKKLYRAESGKTGCFSPKISRKEMVRRSLRLKFGLGKSSRDVNVASGCAVGNRAENIGRRLASQPSLESRAECAKRGVLFSPCVNEKVCKKGSKNVSKSEENLLTPKCCNKVVYRMSWNSPTVKESQEISSSEGILQGNSSSESAFIFEKPPVLPDDYKLTAEDQQDNRLKLCEEANNLTAETLLKVKRAFSASGSNLHHLRADTQPSFSGVTGETLTETLHLTGLSREKELVAEVSQSPAKLESRELFYQQNQSDATDKQQPKKDEIKALEKKSFRTSIEIELQVQKPDIRNVVELPVTQVLIREDNLTVQNTSSKDDFKTLDSFGRKEELELMHPQTAENGTVKCCNSEEGTSKLPGAGQLPALQLPTSGNEVGSQYLQAENSARTLNKTSAVSDHGKVSDHIQWFNKLSLNDPSSVSKTKPPLKFQRTPVRQSVRRMNSLLEANKRSISSRLSIANDVGSPLVKSLSCDSALSCCTEKPNKNSIALSLRSESTFDQVSTSHCQLDLTSKSCCRHLYPSDKPDGSVRTAGIYRQKVTVHPSKSVLEDLTNHETVKSCLKVNADVNIPGFAPEKSTITRSAPAKEKARYRGSPKNPISKVKLLPAAKPVDL encoded by the exons TTTCTGGTTGATGCCTGTGAATACTTGGAAGAACATGTTCATACTGAAGGGCTCTTTAGAAAGTCTGGATCTCTGGTTCGTTTAAAAGCCTTAAAG AGTAAGCTGGATCAAGGTGAAAACGGCCTTTCAGCTGCACTGCCATGTGATGTTGCAGGGCTTCTTAAACAGTTCTTTAGAGAGCTGCCAGAACCCATCCTTCCACCTCATCTACAAGATGGCCTTCTCAAAGCTCAGCAGCTAGCAAATGGGAAGAAAACTGCAACTATGTTGCTTTCGTGCTTAATGACTGACAAAACAATTGAAGCTCTGCGATACTTTTTCAACTTTCTGAGGACTGTGTCCCTAAG atctaatgaaaacagaatggaTAGCAGTAATCTGGCAGTGATTTTTGCTCCCAACCTCTTGcactcaaatgaaaatgaaaagttgtcAACGAGTACGGAAAAAAAAATTCGTTTGCAGGCTTCTGTGGTGCAGACGTTCATTGATCACGCAGAAGAAATTG GACAGGTACCAGAGTTTATCTTGGAAAAGATTCCTGCTATGTTAGGTGTTGATGCCTTTCAGTCTACTCCCTCACTGAGGGGCTATGAAGACAGTGAAAATGAGTCTCCCAGTGAATGTAAGAGGAGGAGGCACCGAAGTGTTGGGG ATATTGTTAGTGGAGCACTGAATAAATTTAAATCTAACAGAACACCCTCCACTACACCTCAGCAAGACAGAAGCG ttctttcatcCATGACTCCAGTGGTTCTTACTCCAAGTACTAAGCGTAAGCTTCCAGCTGATTGCTCTCAGGGCTTGTCCAGCAAGAAGAGAAGATCTTTTAAGCACGGTTTTGCTTTTGAGTTGTTACCAAGTAGTATTTTTAACAGCAGCTCCACACCAGCATCAG TTCAGTTTGAAGCAAGCCCTTGTGTGTCTCTTGAATCACCTCAAACTTCATTATCTCCTTCAACGTGTGGTGAAAATCATTTGTCTAGCACAGGGAACAGAAGAAGTAAAAGACTTGCAAGCAAAAAGTTGTACAG GGCTGAATCAGGAAAAACAGGTTGCTTTTCTCCAAAGATTAGCCGAAAAGAAATGGTTCGTAGGTCATTACGCTTGAAGTTCGGtttggggaaaagcagcagagacGTG aatgTTGCATCAGGATGTGCAGTTGGTAATAGAGCTGAAAATATTGGAAGGCGTCTTGCAAGTCAACCAAGtttggaaagcagagctgaatgTGCAAAGAGAGGTGTGCTCTTCAGCCCGTGTGTCAATGAAAAAGTCTGTAAGAAAG gttCAAAGAATGTGAGCAAGTCAGAAGAAAACTTGTTAACTCCAAAATGCTGCAACAAAGTTGTTTACAGAATGTCATGGAATAGTCCCACTGTTAAAGAGTCTCAGGAGATCAGCAGCAGCGAGGGAATTCTGCAAGGAAACAGTTCTTCAGAATCTgctttcatatttgaaaagccaCCAGTTCTTCCAGATGATTACAAACTCACAGCTGAAGATCAACAAGACAACAGGTTAAAGCTTTGTGAAGAAGCAAATAATTTAACTGCAGAAACATTACTGAAAGTTAAACGAGCTTTCTCTGCATCTGGAAGTAATCTTCACCATCTGAGAGCTGATACACAGCCTTCTTTCTCAGGTGTAACAGGTGAAACATTAACAGAAACTCTGCATCTCACAGGACTTAGTCGAGAGAAAGAATTGGTAGCTGAAGTTTCTCAAAGTCCAGCAAAGTTAGAGTCCAGAGAGCTGTTCTACCAACAGAATCAGTCTGATGCTACTGATAAGCAGCAAccaaaaaaagatgaaattaaggctttggagaaaaaaagcttccGAACTTCTATTGAAATTGAACTTCAGGTCCAGAAACCAGATATAAGAAATGTAGTAGAACTTCCTGTGACACAAGTACTAATCAGAGAAGACAATTTGACTGTTCAGAACACTTCATCAAAAGATGACTTTAAAACATTAGAttcctttggaagaaaagaggaactAGAGCTAATGCATccacaaacagctgaaaatggaACGGTAAAATGCTGTAATTCAGAAGAAGGTACTTCCAAACTTCCAGGGGCAGGACAGCTTCCTGCCTTGCAGTTGCCTACATCAGGAAATGAAGTGGGCAGCCAATACTTGCAGGCTGAAAATTCTGCTAGAACTTTAAATAAGACATCAGCTGTTTCTGACCATGGAAAGGTTTCTGACCACATACAGTGGTTTAACAAGCTTTCATTAAATGACCCAAGTTctgtaagcaaaacaaaaccacctctTAAATTCCAACGTACTCCTGTTCGACAGTCTGTAAGAAGAATGAATTCCTTATTGGAGGCTAACAAAAGATCTATAAGCTCTCGGCTCAGTATAGCTAATGATGTTGGTTCACCACTCGTAAAATCTTTGAGCTGCGATTCTGCACTGTCCTGCTGCACAGAAAAACCCAATAAGAATTCCATAGCTTTGTCACTCAGGAGTGAAAGTACATTTGACCAAGTATCTACATCTCATTGTCAGCTTGACCTAACATCCAAATCATGTTGCAGACATCTGTATCCATCAGACAAGCCAGATGGTTCTGTAAGAACTGCTGGAATCTACAGACAGAAAGTGACTGTTCATCCATCCAAGTCTGTTCTAGAAGATCTAACCAATCATGAAACAGTGAAATCTTGCTTAAAAGTTAATGCAGATGTAAACATTCCAGGTTTTGCTCCGGAAAAGTCTACAATCACAAGAAGTGCTCCAGCTAAAGAAAAAGCTCGTTATAGAGGCTCTCCAAAGAATCCAATATCTAAAGTGAAACTGCTACCAGCTGCAAAACCAGTGGACTTATAG